One Glycine soja cultivar W05 chromosome 7, ASM419377v2, whole genome shotgun sequence genomic window, AGCAGAACAACCAAAGGAAAAGATTGAGTAATCTTAagaaaccgctagagatgtcgcTATCACTACTAGACTATGCACGCGAActcgcttagaggtaagagatgagtttatcgTAATTGGAGTTAGAGTgtacatgtgtagggatccttagaggattaaattgggattaATTTTGGAATATTTTATGCGTTTTAATTTTGTATGTACAATGATAACTAAGAATTGCTCATGTTTGATGGGTCAATTGATGCCTTGATGCGAATTGGATGATTTAATTGAGTGTTTGACTTTGAATGTTAGAAACCTAGAAATTTGAgaattcttgattcttgcatGTTGTCTTGAAATTGATTGAGGTGTTTTGTTCCCCATGATGTGATTACATGTTCTATGTTATTAACCGAATGAATAAGGGAATGATTATATGCCTTAAATGTTGGAATGTTGGAAGATTgttattgtatgatatatatatatatatacaataacaATTTGTGCCTTAAATGTTAGAATGTTGGAAGATTGTGTatgatgtgtatatgattcacgaggtgtgataacatgttattttgggattataacattgtgattgagaattggtgtatgtgataagttgattatgtgttaaattgtgagaacatgcatgtattgagatattgtgtgcattgagttgtgagttataAAATGTACAATCACACTGCTGTAAGATCCTTTAAGGGCAACGAGTTAAtacgcgacgagtattgtgatgagatccactatgggaacccgacgagtttaatcaatGAGgcacgacgagttaaaattattttttgtatagttcatagatagagtctgcatgttaaaatgttttctgggttagacctgaatcaagagggagaggccctgacgaacTCTTCGAAGTCTAGGCTTGGGGGTAAAACACctgatttgagtgctcctttaagcctattttcgatcccacatggttgaagcattctcgcaaaacaacgTGACCTTGactagtctccctatgattttacctagtgagagtgatctGACTTACAAGTGTGTggtctgtcttgtcatgtactcttaGGCGTCTgacaatgtttttgactaacatgataccacattgcatataggattgtgTTTTAATGTATCTGTTGCTTAACATctgtgtaatgatcattgtgacttgcTACGTGATGGTGGGTAATGAATTGTATGAGTGTGAGATGTTATGTTATACTTGAGATTTGTTGTTCTAAACATGTGATTAATGTGAAAGTGTGaaatgtgattttgtgattaaatcctaGGGACAAGTGAGGTTACACAATGAGTGGTAAAATGATGtgaattgtattaagttgagcttgttatatttatactatatatttgtatgtgtgtgtgtgtgtgttttcatTTATCTCTACCTATTTagcaatgtgataactcactcctcgtgtattgtttgtgtttggatcatgtgatgatcttgaaccttaTGTTTATGGGAACATATAACTAACTGGATTGCTTTGAGGAACCTCATGTTGTAGGACGTCAGGACACAATACTTGATGAGGACATgttcaagagcaagggcaaggatccacttgaaggacttggaggacctatgacaagggctagagcaaggaaagccaaggaagctcttcaacaagtgctgtccatactatttgaatacaagcccaagtttcaaggagaaaagtccaaggttgtgagttgtatcatggcccaaatggaggaggactaaatgacaccactttgtctcaattttagagtgtttagtttgtctaaataatggcccaatccttgtaaagttggctgaccaaaaatatgtttttggttaatcaactaaaagggctttagttaggtttagttcaagttgtaataagggcccaattggcaacctaggcatcagccttttgggagaccaaatggtggctgacttgttggctgttgggggtgacttttggttgccacaatttcagttacactcagccattaagtttttttaattccctaggttaatggcattaagttattttaattctaggttagtgggtcattactaaaatctgctgtaaagcttctatataagctgaaccattttatcaataaagacaagttgagttttattcagaaaattagagtttatttcttttatcttagtgagagtgattctcctaaattcttgagtgattcaagaacaccctggctgtatcaaaggactttcacaacctttgtgtgttgcccttgctggaaagagtgattttttccttcctttcatcttcacccttgttctttcaaaccacaattccagaaaatccacctctgcccagaattatctcgtggccataactcccattttacgcactcaaattaagtgattcttgagcctaaattgactttcaaaacgagacctttcacctcgttttggaatcacctcatttggagccctgtagcttcagttattgccatttctatatttctgtccagccaccacttaacctacattttaccatcccattcatccattttatgtcaagaaccaccttattaagacccacgaaattaaccaccttattttccatcctttccttaatcaatttccgcattttccatcaaggtttaatcctagacgatcctaagtcagcccttgtgccatgtggGTTCATATCaatactctgataggatgtgatatTCTCATGTGAGTTCCtttatgtttattgaataaaatcattttatgtaattttgttaAGATGTGACTATTGGAACTGTCTAACAAACTATAGTAGATAAGatttttatgctattttttaggaaaaataaaagtcatgttgacTGATAGGATAAAGCAGTTTTGATCCTATTCTCTAGGCATGATCTGTTAGTGGTGTAATCTTTTTGTTAGCATTTACTatctttttcatgtttttaaataCGTTGCTTCATATCAGAATAAAACAAGCCTTTGCAGtctcaatttctttcttttatgctCCCTCtcattcttaaatatttttgccTGCTGTTATTaactaaaaacaacaaattggTATCTAGAGCTCTTATCTTTAAGGGATCTGTGAGTTGAGAGAAATTGTAATGGAGGGAGAAACATCATACACAGCAGGTTCACCACCAATTTTTTATGGTGAGGAGTACGAATTATGGGCTGCAAGGATGACCACTCATCTTGAAGCTTTGGATCTTTGGGAGGCAGTAGAAGAAAACTATGATGTTCCTGAACTACCTTTAGATCCAACGGTGGCTCAGATGAAGAATCACAGAGAAAGGAAGACCAAAAAAGCTAAGGctaaaaatttccttttctctgctatgtcaaaaattatttttacaagaaTTATGAACTTCAAGTCTGCCAAACAGATTTGGGATTATCTCAGATCAAAATATCAAGGATGTGAAAGAACTAAAGGCATGCAAGTACTCAACTTGGGCAGAGAATTCGAGATGTAGAGCATGAAAGAGACTAAGACAATTAAAGGCTATGTTGACCGGCTGTTAGGCATAGCAAATAGAATGAGGCTTCTTGGGAAGGACTTTCCTGATGAAAGAATAGTGCAAAAAATCCTGGTCACTATACCCGAGAAGTATGAATCAAAGATATCAGCATTGGAGGAGTCTAAAGACCTGTCAACCATCACCTTGGGAGAACTCATAAATTCTCTACAAGCCCAGGAGCAGAGAAGAATGATGAGACAAGAGGAGGTGGTACAAGGTGCATTTCATACGAAAGCACAAAATTCAAGAGGTGGCAAAGACAAGAAGAACAACAAATGGAGGAACAAAAAACTAGAAGGCTCCAACAAGCAGCAAGGTGAGACCTTTCCTCCTTGTCCGCATTGCAAAAAGACAAATCATCCTGAAAGAAAATGTTGGTGGAGGCCAGATGTCAAGTGCGGAAATTGTGGCAATATGGGACATGTAGAGCGAATATGCAAGTTCAAATCAAAGGAAGCAAAGGTGGTTGTGGAGGAACAAGAAGATGAGCAACTCTTTGTCACAACATGCTTTGCCACAAGCAATAGTTCCAGTGATTCATGGTTAATAGACAGCGGCTGCACAAACCATATAACCAATGACCTGAACCTCTTTAAAGAACTTGACAAAACCATTGTTTCCAAAGTAAAAATTGGAAATGGTGATTTCATCTCAGTCAAGGGAAAATGGACTGTTGCTATTGAAAGCTTGACAGGTTTGAAATATATCTTTAATGTCTTATATGTGCCTGACATTGATCAAAATCTACTTAGTGTTGCTCAGCTTGTAGAGAAAAGCTTCAAAGttatatttgaagaaaattggTGCTTGATCAAAGATGCAAAAGGAAAAGACGTATTCAGGGTGAAAATGAGGGCTAAAAGCTATGCTCTAAAtctaatggaggagaagcaaatAGCTTTTTCAAGCATGACCACCAATGTTGAACTATGGCACAAAAGGCTCAGACACTTCCATCTTGCTAGACTTTTATACATGCAAAAACATGTCTTGGTGAAAGGTGTGTCAATGCTTGAAGACAAGTTAGCCGATTGCATGGCTTGCCAATATGGTAAGCTAGTCAGAAAACCATTTCCTCAATCAACTTGGAGAGAAACTCAAAAGCTGCAATTAGTTCACACAGATGTTGGGGGACCTCAGAGAGTATCATCTTTAAATGCATTGGTGGAGAATCAAAGTGATTACAAGTTGCAAACAATAAGGTCTGACAACGGGAAGGAATACAGAAATGatgtttttgataaattttgtgaagAAGCTGGCATTGAGCACCAACTCACCGTAACTTACAccccacaacagaatggtgtgagtgagagaaaaaaataaaagtatcatGGAGATGACAAGGTGTATGATGCATGAAAAGGAGTTGCCAAAGGAGCTATGGGCGGAGGCTGCAAACACTGTAGTATTTTTGCTGAATAGACTACCTACAAGAGTTTTGCACAAAAAAACTCCATTTGAAGGTTGGTTTGGTTACAAACCAGATTTACAAAATCTAAAAATCTTTGGTTGTGTTTGTTTCTCTTATGTTCCACATGTTAAAAGGGACAAACTTGATAAAAAGGCAGAACCCGGAGTTTTCATTGGATACAGCAACACCTCCAAAGCTTACAGAATTTTCCAACCTCAAAATGGGAAAATTCTTGTGAGtagagatgtcaaatttatggaAGATCAACAATGGAGTTGGGATGAGCCAATAAGGAAGCAGCTGCCATAAATCCCACAGTTCCTTGATGATTATGTAGATGACATTCCTGTCAGATGTACAAGATCTTTATCTGAGATTTATCAAAAGAGTAATGTAGTTGTCCTAGAACCTGCAGAATTTGAAGAAGCTGAAAAGGATGACAAGTGGATAAATGCtatgaaggaagagttgaaaatgattgaaaaaaatgacaCGTGGGAGCTAGTGGACAGACCTCAACACAAACAACCTATAGGGATAAAATGGGTTTATAGAACCAAACTTAATCCAGATGgttctataaataaatacaaggcCAGGTTGGTGGTGAAAGGCTATGCTCAGGTGTTTGGAGTGGATTTTTCAGAAACCTTTGCTCCAGTTGCACGTCTTGATACAATTAGAATGTTACTTGCCTTGATTGCACATAAAAGgtggaaagtttatcatttagaTGTAAAAtctgcctttctaaatggttaCTTGTAGGAGGAGATTTATGTAGAGCAACCTGAGGGGTTTCAAATCAAAGGAGAGGAGCAGAAAGTTTACAAGTTGAAAAAGGCATTATATGGTCTTAAACAGGCTCCTAAGGCCTGGTACAGCAGGATAGATGATCATCTTCAAGATCTTGGATTTGTCAAAAGTCCAAGTGAGGCTGCATTATATGTGAAATTGGTAGatgcaaatttaatcattattgctgtatatgttgatgatttaCTTGTGATAGGAAGTGATGAGAAACTCATAAAGGAGTTTAAAGCTGAAATGCTTAAAGCATTTGAAATGACAGATCTTGGCTTGATGAGTTTCTTTTTGGGAATGAAGGTGAAACAAGATCATGATGGAATCCCCATTCACCAAAAGAAGTACGCAAGGGAAATACTCAAGAAGTTTCATATGGAGGACTGCAAAAGCACTACATCTCCAATGAACTAAAAGGAGAAATTTAGCAAGGATGATGGAGCTGATAAAGTTGACGAAATGCATTACAGAAGCTTGATTGGTTGCTTAATATATCTTACTGCAACCAGACCTGACATTTTGTTTGCAGTAAGTATACTTTCAAGGTTCATGCATTGTGCTAGTGAAGTTTATCTTCAAGCTGCCAAACGAGTTATTAGATATGTTAAAGGCACTTTAGACTATGGTATAATGTACTCtctttctcataattttaagcTCCATGGATATTCTGATAGTGACTGGACAGGTTGTATTGATGACATGAGAAGCACCTCTGGTTATTGTTTTTCCTTTGGTTCTGGAGTCTTTTCTTGGTGTTTTAAAAAGCAAGAAGTTGTAGCTCAATCAACTACAGAAGCAGAGTATGTAGCTATTGTTGCTACAGTGAATCAAGCTCTTTGGATCAGGAAAATTATGACAGATTTGCATATGAAACAAGAAGAAAGCACACAGATTTTTGTGGACAACCAGGCTGCAATCTAAATTGCTAATGATCCAGTGTTTCATGGCAAAACTAAGCATTTCAAGATAAAGCTTTTTCTTCTAAGAGAAGTTCAaagggaaggagaagtgaagtTACTGTACTGCAAAACAGAGAATCAAAGTGCTGACATTCTGATCAAGGCACTTCCAAAAGTCAAATTTGAATACTTGAGACAAAAGCTTGGAGTTTGCAGTTCCAAAGTCAAGGAGGAGTgttaagatgtgactgttggaaCTGTCTAACAAACTATAGTAGATAAGatttttatgctattttttaggaaaaataaaagtcatgttgacTAATAGGATAAAGCAGTTTTGATCCTATTCTCTAGGCATGATATGTTAGTGGTGTTATCTTTCTGTTAGTGATGTTATCTTTTTGTTAGCAGTTACTATCTTTTCCATGTTTTTAAATACGTTGTTTCATATCATAATAAAACAAACCTTTGCAGtctcaatttctttcttttatgctCCCTCtcattctttaatatttttgtctgctgttattaactaaaaacaacaaatttcacatttccatgcattatatatatatatatataatgcatgGAAATGTGAGGACAACAACTTAGTAGACTTCGCGAAGATGGCAGAGGACAAGGAATGGGAGGAGTTCTCGCGAGACAGAATGAAAAAGCAATAGTAATGGATGAAAAGCAATCACGTGATGTGACTTGATGAATTAATCTCAAccattgatttaaaataaaatgaaagattcGGATTGGGAGTAACTTCTTACACTTACTTTGGAGTAAGTGAATCCTCCcctcttttttataacattaaaaaaatgcataaaatggatgaatcggTCTAATTATCCACCCAATGTTGAACAAATCGATTGACCAAAAGCAGGCTCAAAAAGCGAAACGTCACTACATACAAAGACACAAATTACTACACTTTGCAATGATCAAAGCATAATTAAATAACTGAAACAACAAAGTGTAAACTAAAAGGGTTATTAAGTCCGTTATGAGTTAGGAATAGTTATATTCCGTTAAAAATTCCATTTGTTAGTTAGGAGTGTAGTTATCATCAGTTAGGAGTAGTTATAAATAACTCTTCTCTATTTGCATTACTATGAGTAGTTCATTGAATCTCTTAGCTCTCTTCAATTCTCTCTCATTCCCACAACTTCTTCTGAATCTGCTACAATGGATCCAATCTCGATCAAACTGGGTGATGACAATTACTCAATATGGAAGGCTGAAGccttaggaaaaataaaaaaatgcaacctTGAGAAGTTCATCACAATGACAAATTTGGGTGGAAAGCCACCCGTGTTCAGTGAAGAATACAAAAGCTGGGAAGAGCAGGATCAGGTTCTTTATTGGTGGCTTCTTGATTCCTTGCATCCGGAGTTTCTTATCCAAATGGAAAGATGTGATAATGCTTTGGAACTATGGATGGAGATAGAGGTTTATTTCTTAGAAGTAAGTAATATAAGAACCCAGTTGAagatttttaaagaaaagtaaTTAGTTGGTTCTTTAAATGAATACTTTCTGTCAATCAAAAAGATTTTGTTTGTGGTACACCCTTTGATATTTCTGAGTCTGACCATATACAAGTGATTCTTTATGGATAACAATTGGTACACCCTTTGATATTTCTAAATCGGAGCATTTACAAGTGATTCTTGAAAATGAATATGATCCCCTAGTTGCTTCAATCTCGTCAAAAACAGATGTCAGATCCTATACATGTGACAACATATTCGTCTTATTCTTTTTTCCTACTTCACATTTTATCACTATATAGTGTTTCTTTTTTGTCTTGTTGGTTTTACTTTTGACCATATAGAAAAGGAATCATAAACACTCATTCAAACAGTAAtgacaaaatcacaaaaaagaaCCTCATGCCTACACAAGATTCATAAACTATTTCTAAGttgtactattttattttatggtcaTATCGTAGTGTGGATATGTGACACATTGCTTTAAgtgcatgtaattttttttaagtcaaaatTATAGAACACAGTTGTTTCCTGATTTGCTCAGCTTCTCTTATAATACTGCTACTTTTATATGTTATAGAGCACAGAATTGATCAAAAGGACACATTAGAACTTGGTTGCCTAATAATTAGTCTCATAGGATAAGCTAATACTTCTAACCGTAGCAATGAAAATTTGTTAACATAAATGCAGGGTCTAATTTTTCTGAAAACTAAGCTAATAAATTCATTGTGATAAACTTATAGTTTATTCTCAAACCAACCTATACCTTGTTCTGTAACACACAAACATGGCTTGCCTAAACGCCAAATCATATCTTTGATACTCGAGTTGCAAATTTTTACTTGTGCTTCTCACTGACTTTTATTACATCTCTTGTGAATTTGGTTTGGCTTCTATCCGGAAACAACTGACATAGATGGTGAAAACCTATATTGTTTTCTCAAAGTTTTTATTTCATATGAcgttttcatcttttatttcttggCAGAAAGAAATTGAAGAGCTAGGTGAAAAACATAAAAGTCTTATTGAAAAACATCTCAAGCTCAAACAGAGACTTTGGAGGCTTGATGAGGAGTGTCTAGAGATTAGCAATGAAAACGAGGCCCTAGAGGTCCATCATTTGAACTCCATCACGTATTTGTTGAACTATTTACAGTTCATTCAATTAAAGTTCTTAGGTTCTTGCTAAATGGTAGTGGTCTTTGTGTAATTGGAAATGGAATATCTAAAAGCAAATGTGATAGGCCTAACACTATATCCAAACTCAAATTAAGAGACCCCTTAATTTAGTCCAAACTTTTATTAATCATAGTCTAGTTTGCCTACATGCATTTTGAGTATAATTTAAACAACTTCAATTAcagtaatttattaattaagtgAACAAATGGACAATTGAACTTGGGAATTGCATTATGTGTTCTGCTCTTTCAAATGACATGGCTGAATTTTCTCTTGTGATGATACCCACATTCAATTAGTTAATTTCTTGGATAACAACCTATTTGTTCACCAGCCTTTGATGATGGTTAACAacgatattaattaattatgagccTTGATTGACAAATGATGctgaaatgtttttattattgtgGTTTCTTTTCTAAGCAAGATTAGTACTAATTTGAGTGTAATTTGGTGGGGGCAACAGGAAGAGCTGGTGAAGGAGCATGGACCAGAATCAGTAGCAGATATATTGTCCATGAAGCATGGCACCGCTGGCTCTGCATAAGAAATGAAGAAAGCATCTTACAACTTAATGAATGATCACAATATGTTGTTGCTTcagtttttcattttagttagtgtgaattgttttttttttttttttgagttctGATCCTCATTATATCGCCTTAGGTTAAGGAAGGAAACGGAAGGTTAGGAAACATAGGAATTGTTATAATAAATGATATACGACTGAAAACTACTGTTACCGATTAAGGTTTTCAAGAATGCTATCCAAAAAACTTTAATTGCTTGGATTACATTTTAATACTAAGAGTGAGTGAGGGGGAGAACAGTTAATAATAacatcattttcataaaatgagTAATAAAGTTTATAACCATGATAATGAGTAATAAATTTGATGCTCTTCAACgttaaaataaaaggataaaaataaacctTCAATACAATAAGGATGATTGTTTATCTAATTGTTTTCACACTGATTTTTCAAGAATGGTATGCCATTTGATCTAGCAAAGAAATAGGTTTCCCATGCATGTTAAAGGATCCTGTAAATTTTTAATACCTGCAGcataaaccaaaaaagaaagaaggtcacAATGATATTTGGAAAATGACTAAACAATTATAGAACTCTTAAATAAACCACTTACTTTTTACGGATATTTTCAACAATTGATTCTTGACCAAGAACATGTCACCACCAACTTTTATGTGACACATCGCTTGAAGTCATGATAAAAGACAATTGTATCGGATGGCTCATCTTCTCTTATAATACTGCTACTTTTATGTATTTTGGAGCATAAAATTTAATGTGACAAACTATatcaactaattttcttaattggTTTGAATTAGTTTGAAATACAAAGTTTCattaataggaaagaaaataatagtagtagaaaaaggtttaattaagtttttaatactTAAGatataagtcattttcaaattattacctaatatttattttattttttaactaaatatcAGTTTCATTTTATTATCTATCTTTAGTCATCTTTCATTGACCGATGACGTGACTGATAGAGTGTCACATCTTCACACCTTCTTACGAACACATTATTATCACGTCATCACCTTCAATGACATATTAGTGATTTGACGTGATACTATGATACTCTATCGGTCACGTCATCACTAAACCAAAGGAAACTAAAAATGGGTAGTAAgttgaaacataaaattttttcaaatacttatttaacaaaaaaataatttttacataattcctcattcaaaataagaaatacattaaattaataaaatattttttattggtaggaataaaaaaaactatttaaaaattaatttatcatgtttAATCAACTGAACTAGATTAATAAGATAGTATTAAAggtgaaattaaagagttatgATGCAgacatttaatatttgaataaagCTAAAAGAAAACCAATAAGATCAAATGGttagatatatattttaactCCAGTGAATAGTGAAGGAAAAGTGAGAGAAGGTATAACATGTTACATGTGTACATTACCATAAATCGCAAAACatcaattatatatgatttaaataagtttttcacacctaaaaaataagttgtttttaGATTACTAcataaaaaatccttttttgtcaaatacctactagaaaaaaaaattatgtttcaacTTACTACCTATCGTTAATTCTCTTCTGTTAAATGATAATGTGACACATGAAGTGCCACGTCATTACGTTCAATCCTGGACACATCACTGACACTTCACTAAAGGTGATGACGTGATAATGAGGTGTTCGTGATAAAGCGTGATGACATGACACTTTGTTtgtcacatcatcacttaacgAAAAAAGACTAACGGTAAGTAATAaaatgaaactattttttttcaagtacttggttggaaaaaaatgttaggtaataatttgaaaatgacctATATTCCAagtataaaaaacttaattaaaccataaaaaataatgaaaagaaaaattgaacccCGCCATCCCTTGTTTTGCTTTAACAACCTAAGACCATCCTTCCATTTCATCAATTTCTTTCTCTCGAAATCTCTTTAAAAGTTTCTATTTGAGCTCTCTGAGGTAAAATCATAACCTTATAAAGCTagatgattaattttatttcatagattagtAATAAGTTGTGTGAGGTGTTGGAAAGTTAACTATTAAGATTATTGTGATTCCCTTAAAATCCTAGGAATGTTAAAATTGGGGGGTTTATCTAATTATTATCTTGATCCTAATTCCTAAATTCCTTGGTAAATACAATGGTTGCACCTCCAAACGGTAGTGGAAAAAATTGATTGAGTTTTCTTTAGTTTTGATGTAAGTAGCTAATATAGCTAGTGAcacttttaattgtttttaggaGAAACAAGAAAAGTCCAAAGTAAGCTCTTTTGGTGATTTTGGTTCCTATGAGTACTTCAGAATGAAgagtaatacttttttttttacttggttGGACTTGATTATTTGTAATTCTTAATGGTTTGATGAGTATCTTAATAgtttttataatgttttttaaatttggaaATTTGTTTCTCATTGTTGGTTTTGTGATTGATTTTTGTTTGCTGTAACAAAGAGATGATATATCCTATGGGTTGAATTCCCATAAGTTATATACTTTTCGTTTGCTAACAAAGAGATAAATAGCCTATAGGTTGAATTCccaaagttatatatatttttgtttactaCAATGAAGAGATAATATAACCTAATTTTTGTTTGCTACAACAAAGAAATAatgtaacatatatttttcatttgccACAATGAAGAGATATTGTGGTCTATGTATACATAGTGAATGACAAATCCTACAAAGTTTGTAACTTTCTAATTATGATTTAATTACATTTCACATGAATTCTCAAATGAGAAATCATTGGTTTTAAAAGTTAGTTATGTGATATGGCATTCAATGTATCagattgggatttttttttgtcattttgtatGAAGGTAGTCCTTCATGTGTAAACTACTATGAGTATGTGTTACATAATTCCAATGAATAGTTCTATTTTCGACTATGATTCTATTTATATTCAAAGAATTtccaagagaaaagaaaaatacattttcaaaaAGTGAGTTGGATTGTATTTCATTTTTACTAAGTTGTCATCGTAAGCTTTTATTTGAATGTAAAAATTGTATCATGTTTGTTTTCTCCTTCCTATCCACTTTGTTTATTATGTTCTCACTAAGTCTTTGTgacttatctctttttttttttcttttttccccctCAAATTCACAAGTGGTTAAGTAACTGACTTTTTAGGATTTGTTAATTTACCTaggaatttatttttatccttttgtaGGTCTCCATTAAATGAGATagggagtattttttttttatgagtccAATATGATGTAGCTATAGGAAGAGGGAGTATGTTTTTGGTAGGTCTCCATTTAAATTGTTGAGTTGCAGGTGACCATGATATGCTAGTTATGTAATTATGATACTTTAAGAAGTTACAATGGTATGCATGAATTATATGATTCCTAGTTGCAGGATTCATacatggtatatatatatatatatatatatatatatatatatatatatatatatatatatatatatatatatatatagtcctaTTTATAGGGGAGATTTTGCTGATTTTTTGGTAGCCCACTTTGTTTGTTTACTTGTGTCTTTGTGTAGTATTATCCTTCCAGGCTAAGTG contains:
- the LOC114420512 gene encoding uncharacterized protein LOC114420512; translation: MHYRSLIGCLIYLTATRPDILFAVSILSRFMHCASEVYLQAAKRVIRYVKGTLDYGIMYSLSHNFKLHGYSDSDWTGCIDDMRSTSGYCFSFGSGVFSWCFKKQEVVAQSTTEAEYVAIVATVNQALWIRKIMTDLHMKQEESTQIFVDNQAAI